The proteins below come from a single Stenotrophomonas lactitubi genomic window:
- a CDS encoding nuclear transport factor 2 family protein: MLLALPLLAAALVGTSPASDSLREQIRAADTQLFVAAFDSCDADKAAAMTTEDMEFFHDKDGKSASSRADFRRSVANLCDNAHKGGWHLRRELVESSLQVFPLRDDRALEIGDHRFHERGTDGVERWTGQARFIQVWRRVDGQWQAERVISYDHRPADK, translated from the coding sequence ATGCTGCTCGCCCTGCCCCTGCTCGCCGCCGCACTCGTCGGCACCTCCCCCGCCAGCGACAGCCTGCGCGAGCAGATCCGCGCAGCCGACACGCAACTGTTCGTCGCAGCGTTCGACAGCTGCGACGCCGACAAAGCCGCCGCGATGACCACCGAGGACATGGAGTTCTTCCATGACAAGGATGGAAAGTCCGCCAGCAGTCGCGCCGACTTCCGCCGCAGCGTGGCCAACCTGTGCGACAACGCACACAAGGGCGGCTGGCACCTGCGGCGCGAGCTGGTGGAGAGCTCGCTGCAGGTCTTTCCGCTGCGGGATGATCGCGCACTGGAAATCGGCGACCACCGCTTCCATGAGCGCGGCACCGATGGCGTTGAACGCTGGACCGGCCAGGCCCGTTTCATCCAGGTCTGGCGACGGGTGGACGGCCAATGGCAGGCCGAGCGCGTGATCAGCTACGACCACCGCCCAGCGGACAAATGA
- a CDS encoding alpha/beta fold hydrolase: MPTSSVRLHIEDTGGTGRPVILIHGWPLSAEAWKAQVPLLRDAGYRVISYDRRGFGRSEKPADGYEYDTLAADLAGLIDERDLRDVTLVGFSMGGGEVARYIANHGEDRLHSVVFASAVPPYLLKGADNPDGPLTQEKADEMRQGLEKDREAFFDGFTRDFFSADGKLMVTEDERQAAIALAHQSDQNAALGCMKAFATTDFRADLKKVTVPTLVLHGDSDATVPFEGSGKRTHAAVAGSEVVVLKHAPHGCNTSHADDFNLALLEFLKK; encoded by the coding sequence ATGCCTACCTCCTCCGTCCGCCTGCACATTGAAGACACCGGCGGCACCGGCCGTCCGGTGATCCTGATCCATGGCTGGCCGTTGTCGGCCGAAGCATGGAAGGCCCAGGTGCCGTTGCTGCGCGATGCCGGCTACCGCGTGATCAGCTACGACCGCCGCGGCTTCGGTCGCTCGGAAAAGCCTGCCGATGGCTACGAGTACGACACCTTGGCCGCTGATCTGGCCGGCCTGATCGACGAGCGTGACCTGCGCGACGTGACCCTGGTCGGCTTCTCGATGGGCGGTGGCGAGGTGGCGCGCTACATCGCCAACCACGGTGAGGATCGCCTGCACAGCGTGGTGTTCGCCTCCGCCGTACCGCCGTACCTGCTGAAGGGCGCGGACAACCCGGACGGGCCGCTGACCCAGGAAAAGGCCGATGAGATGCGCCAGGGGCTGGAGAAAGACCGCGAAGCGTTCTTCGACGGCTTTACCCGTGACTTCTTCAGTGCCGACGGCAAGCTGATGGTCACCGAGGACGAGCGTCAGGCCGCCATCGCACTCGCCCATCAGTCCGACCAGAACGCGGCGCTGGGATGCATGAAGGCGTTCGCCACCACCGATTTCCGTGCGGACCTGAAGAAGGTGACGGTACCGACGCTGGTGCTGCACGGTGACAGCGACGCTACGGTGCCGTTCGAAGGTTCGGGCAAGCGCACGCACGCGGCCGTCGCCGGCAGCGAGGTGGTGGTGCTGAAGCATGCGCCCCATGGCTGCAACACCAGCCACGCCGATGATTTCAATCTGGCGCTGCTGGAATTCCTGAAGAAGTAA
- a CDS encoding MerC domain-containing protein: protein MKSPSAALLDAGAVALSSLCLLHCLALPLLAAALPLFGVWAEAEWVHLVFVAIALPMTGFALWRAERRHPLPALAWLSAGIGLALLMAGALALPSHAWETPLTVTGSLLLAATHIWNARHRHR from the coding sequence ATGAAGTCGCCCTCAGCCGCCCTGCTTGATGCCGGTGCCGTCGCCCTGTCCAGCCTGTGCCTGCTGCACTGCCTGGCACTGCCCCTGCTGGCGGCCGCGCTGCCGCTGTTCGGCGTCTGGGCCGAAGCGGAATGGGTGCACCTGGTCTTCGTGGCCATCGCGCTGCCGATGACTGGCTTCGCCCTGTGGCGGGCCGAACGCCGACATCCCCTGCCTGCGCTGGCGTGGCTGAGCGCCGGTATCGGCCTGGCCCTGTTGATGGCGGGCGCCCTGGCGCTGCCCTCGCACGCGTGGGAGACCCCGCTGACGGTCACCGGCAGCCTGCTGCTGGCCGCCACGCACATCTGGAACGCGCGGCACCGGCACCGATGA
- a CDS encoding XVIPCD domain-containing protein — MTPDDSLHQQIRQNVAALDEKHGREFDATSENVAASLAVKAREQGLERADHVVVSNATANHPAGHNIFVVQGDPANPAHLRAMLPTAVAAQTPAEESLQKLGLGGQPPVQAEQQTLDAQVQDQQQNPMHRLG, encoded by the coding sequence ATGACCCCTGACGATTCCCTTCACCAGCAGATCCGCCAGAACGTGGCCGCACTGGACGAGAAGCACGGCCGCGAGTTCGATGCCACCAGCGAGAACGTGGCGGCCAGCCTGGCCGTCAAGGCCCGTGAACAGGGCCTGGAACGCGCCGACCACGTGGTGGTGAGCAACGCCACGGCCAATCACCCGGCCGGCCACAACATCTTCGTGGTGCAGGGCGACCCGGCCAACCCGGCGCATCTGCGGGCGATGCTGCCGACTGCCGTGGCCGCGCAGACGCCGGCCGAGGAGTCGCTTCAGAAACTGGGGTTGGGTGGGCAGCCGCCGGTGCAGGCTGAGCAGCAGACGCTGGATGCACAGGTACAGGACCAGCAGCAGAATCCTATGCATCGTCTGGGATGA
- a CDS encoding polysaccharide deacetylase family protein, translated as MRLFLRALPLLLLSLTVHAAEVDRRIAVTIDDLPWARLDEIVPADLQARHAALMAQLRQADVPVIGFVNGNKLEVDGKVQPARVQMLRDWLDAGYELGNHTWSHMDLNAKGVPAFQQDFLRGEQVLRPLLAERGEAPQWMRHPYLRAGRTPEDRAAMDVFFKQHGYRVAPVTVDNGEWVWAFAYANVMNEQPDSPEREATLASLRKGYVPYMLNKVDYYEKQSLALLGYAVPQVWLMHANELNAATFAELVAATKRRGYRFVSLQEAVRDPAYARGAEGYSGRYGPSWLHRWAMAENKPKEFYAGEPEVPKWVMKLAKVDGE; from the coding sequence ATGCGTCTGTTCCTGCGTGCGTTGCCGTTGCTGTTGTTGTCACTCACCGTCCACGCTGCCGAGGTCGATCGGCGCATTGCGGTGACCATTGACGATCTGCCGTGGGCGCGCCTGGATGAGATCGTGCCGGCGGATCTGCAGGCGCGTCATGCCGCACTGATGGCGCAGCTGCGCCAGGCTGACGTGCCGGTGATCGGTTTCGTCAACGGCAACAAGCTGGAAGTGGATGGCAAGGTGCAGCCGGCGCGCGTGCAGATGCTGCGCGACTGGCTGGATGCCGGCTACGAGCTGGGTAACCACACCTGGTCGCACATGGACCTCAACGCCAAGGGCGTGCCAGCGTTCCAGCAGGATTTCCTGCGCGGCGAGCAGGTGTTGCGACCGCTGCTGGCCGAACGCGGGGAGGCGCCACAGTGGATGCGTCATCCGTATCTGCGCGCCGGCCGCACGCCGGAAGATCGCGCGGCGATGGACGTGTTCTTCAAGCAGCACGGCTACCGCGTTGCGCCGGTGACGGTCGATAACGGTGAGTGGGTGTGGGCCTTCGCCTACGCCAACGTGATGAACGAGCAGCCTGACTCACCTGAGCGTGAGGCGACGCTGGCGAGCCTGCGCAAGGGCTATGTGCCGTACATGCTGAACAAGGTGGATTACTACGAGAAGCAGTCGCTGGCGCTGCTGGGGTATGCGGTGCCGCAGGTGTGGCTGATGCATGCCAACGAACTCAACGCGGCGACGTTCGCCGAGCTGGTGGCGGCCACCAAGCGTCGTGGCTATCGCTTCGTGTCGCTGCAGGAGGCCGTGCGCGACCCTGCCTATGCACGCGGTGCGGAGGGCTACAGTGGTCGTTACGGACCGAGCTGGCTGCACCGCTGGGCGATGGCCGAGAACAAGCCCAAGGAGTTCTACGCCGGCGAGCCGGAAGTGCCGAAGTGGGTGATGAAGCTGGCCAAGGTCGACGGCGAGTGA
- the dmeF gene encoding CDF family Co(II)/Ni(II) efflux transporter DmeF, whose protein sequence is MHLDALAAARRHEHRFDDGNPLAERNTRRAMWLTVSMMLVEIVGGWWFNSMAVLADGWHMSSHALALGLSVFAYRCARRYAHDPRFAFGTWKIEILAGYTSAIALLGVAALMAVQSLQRLWVPAPIHYNEAIAIAVVGLGVNLLCAWWLHDSPGHAHHHHGHGHGHDHGDHHGHDHDHDHSHGHDLNLRSAYVHVLADAATSVLAIVALLGGKLLGLTWLDPVMGLVGAVLVTVWAIGLLRASGRILLDAQMDAPVVAEVREVIEQGPWPARLADLHVWQVGRGKYAVAACVVTSDATLDPDTVRQALAIHEELVHVTVEIHRSA, encoded by the coding sequence ATGCACCTGGACGCCCTCGCCGCTGCCCGCCGCCACGAACACCGCTTCGACGACGGCAACCCGCTGGCCGAACGCAATACCCGTCGCGCGATGTGGCTCACCGTCAGCATGATGCTGGTCGAGATCGTCGGAGGCTGGTGGTTCAATTCCATGGCCGTGCTCGCCGATGGCTGGCACATGAGCTCGCACGCACTGGCGCTGGGCCTCTCGGTGTTCGCCTACCGCTGTGCACGCCGCTACGCGCACGATCCGCGCTTTGCCTTCGGCACCTGGAAGATCGAGATCCTGGCCGGCTACACCAGCGCCATCGCCCTGCTTGGTGTTGCCGCGCTGATGGCCGTGCAATCGCTGCAACGGCTGTGGGTGCCCGCACCCATCCACTACAACGAGGCCATCGCCATCGCCGTGGTCGGCCTGGGCGTGAACCTGCTGTGCGCGTGGTGGCTGCACGACAGCCCCGGTCATGCGCATCACCATCATGGCCACGGACACGGGCACGACCATGGCGATCATCATGGGCATGACCACGATCACGACCATTCGCACGGTCACGACCTCAACCTGCGTTCGGCCTACGTGCACGTGCTGGCCGACGCCGCCACCTCGGTGCTGGCCATCGTCGCCCTGCTGGGCGGCAAACTGCTCGGCCTGACCTGGCTGGACCCGGTGATGGGCCTGGTCGGTGCGGTGCTGGTCACCGTGTGGGCGATCGGTCTGCTGCGCGCCAGCGGTCGCATCCTGCTCGACGCGCAGATGGACGCGCCGGTGGTGGCCGAGGTGCGCGAGGTGATCGAGCAGGGCCCGTGGCCGGCACGCCTGGCCGACCTGCACGTGTGGCAGGTGGGGCGCGGCAAGTACGCCGTTGCTGCCTGCGTGGTCACCAGTGATGCCACGCTCGACCCGGATACCGTGCGCCAGGCCTTGGCGATCCATGAAGAGCTGGTGCACGTGACAGTGGAGATCCATCGCAGCGCGTGA
- a CDS encoding metal-sensing transcriptional repressor, whose amino-acid sequence MAHVHRNRKQLLTRIRRIGGQVAALEQALNTPEGEAGDCADVLVQVAAVRGAAHSLLMELLHEHLQEHVVGAEDPAQRAAEAEVLVELLRRYGK is encoded by the coding sequence ATGGCGCATGTACACCGGAATCGAAAGCAGCTGCTGACCCGGATCCGTCGCATCGGCGGCCAGGTGGCGGCGTTGGAGCAGGCGTTGAACACGCCCGAGGGCGAAGCAGGCGACTGCGCCGACGTGCTGGTGCAGGTGGCCGCCGTGCGTGGCGCTGCCCATAGCCTGTTGATGGAACTGCTGCACGAGCACCTGCAGGAACACGTGGTGGGCGCGGAAGACCCGGCCCAGCGGGCGGCCGAAGCCGAGGTGCTGGTGGAGCTGCTGCGCCGCTACGGCAAATAG
- a CDS encoding class I SAM-dependent methyltransferase, which translates to MPHYSGPLLTRDSADTLRRAHDKGTTEWQGSLDLGRNEEAAQLGAEGFTFRGQHYPWPGKLKDRTLYYWDGEEFSAISRFSGSLIKLVPTEWGAPTFEIDGIKMLPTSKLSPFEDARRKVELVAPAGKIILDTCGGLGYFAACALEAGVGQIRSFEKNADVMWLRTLNPWSPDPDSAAASGRLHFSHGDVSQQIEQVTSNSVDAILHDPPRFGIAGELYSQVFYDHLARVIRKGGRLFHYTGAPNKLTSGRDVPREVAKRLEKAGFKAELALDGVLAIKR; encoded by the coding sequence GTGCCCCATTACTCCGGCCCCCTGCTGACCCGCGACAGCGCTGACACCCTGCGCCGTGCCCATGACAAGGGCACCACCGAATGGCAGGGCTCGCTCGACCTGGGGCGCAACGAAGAGGCAGCGCAGCTGGGTGCCGAGGGTTTCACCTTCCGTGGCCAGCACTACCCGTGGCCGGGCAAGCTGAAGGACCGCACGCTGTACTACTGGGATGGCGAGGAGTTCTCCGCCATCTCCCGCTTCAGCGGCTCGCTGATCAAGCTGGTGCCGACCGAGTGGGGCGCACCGACTTTCGAGATCGACGGCATCAAGATGCTGCCGACCTCCAAGCTGTCGCCGTTCGAGGACGCGCGCCGCAAGGTCGAGCTGGTCGCCCCCGCAGGCAAGATCATCCTCGATACCTGCGGTGGCCTGGGCTACTTCGCCGCCTGTGCATTGGAGGCCGGCGTCGGCCAGATCCGCTCGTTCGAAAAGAACGCCGATGTGATGTGGCTGCGCACGCTCAACCCGTGGTCGCCCGATCCGGATTCAGCTGCCGCTAGCGGTCGCCTGCACTTCAGCCACGGCGACGTGTCGCAGCAGATCGAACAGGTGACCAGCAACAGCGTCGATGCGATCCTGCATGACCCGCCGCGCTTCGGCATCGCCGGCGAACTGTACTCGCAGGTGTTCTACGACCACCTCGCCCGCGTCATCCGCAAGGGCGGTCGCTTGTTCCATTACACCGGCGCGCCGAACAAACTGACCAGCGGCCGCGACGTGCCCCGCGAAGTGGCCAAGCGCCTGGAAAAGGCAGGGTTCAAGGCCGAGCTGGCGCTGGACGGCGTGCTGGCCATCAAGCGCTGA